From one Brachypodium distachyon strain Bd21 chromosome 4, Brachypodium_distachyon_v3.0, whole genome shotgun sequence genomic stretch:
- the LOC100846441 gene encoding ABC transporter G family member 17, which translates to MQHQQQHQHKTAMRREGETAHRRASEMPANWTGRGAEAAIRREDEMVTRRAAEIPAHRRERAREADTRRTERKKSLESLLDAADVRGKRGGPVPAGEKVTSFPGQGLEFKNLSYSVIKKQKKDGVMIKKEAYLLNDISGQALRGQVTAILGPSGAGKSTFLDAIAGRIAKGSLEGSVSIDGRPVTTSYMKQISSYVMQDDQLFPMLTVLETLTFAAEVRLPPSLSRAEKLKRVWELIEQLGLQTTAHTYIGDEGIRGVSGGERRRVSIGTDIIHKPSLLFLDEPTSGLDSTSAYSVVEKVKDIAKGGSIVLMTIHQPSFRIQMLLDRIVILARGRLIYLGTPSTLPTYLAGFGRPVPDGENSMEYLLDVIKEYDESTLGLEPLVAYQRDGSKPTEAAKTPVPKTPRTPYQKSVQFRQIQLKSNQFSVTTATPHANPFSNFESYNIDDEEEDFDNSLERKSRTPLHTVNSGYHPRLASQFYKDFSVWVYNGVAGTPRHRPTWTPARTPSRTPISSYQRSRATTPHRSIPPSPQEPVFKPEEPTYQEYELDLEPLDAHEDGPKFANPWLREVAVLSWRTALNVVRTPELFLSREIVLTVMALILSTLFHRLSGSDYLTVNRILNFYIFAVCLVFFSSNDAVPTFIQERFIFIRERSHNAYRASSYVISSLIVYLPFFAIQGFTFAVITKFMLHLKSKLLYFWIILFASLITTNAYVMLVSALVPSYITGYAVVIATTALFFLTCGFFLKRTKIPAVWSWLHYISAIKYPFEALLVNEFKGSRCYIGTDNQLSPGPLGQIKKSDLYTQLQLNSTTCPLIGQDVLTTMDITIDNIWIDVAILLAWGVLYRLFFYVVLRFYSKNERK; encoded by the exons atgcagcaccagcagcagcaccagcacaaGACCGCCATGCGGCGGGAGGGCGAGACCGCCCATCGGAGAGCGTCTGAGATGCCAGCCAACTGGACGGGGAGGGGTGCGGAGGCGGCCATACGGAGGGAGGATGAGATGGTGACCCGGAGAGCGGCTGAGATTCCGGCCCATCGGAGGGAGAGGGCGAGAGAGGCGGACACCCGCCGaacggagaggaagaagagcctgGAGAGCCTCCTTGATGCCGCAGACGTGCGGGGGAAGCGCGGTGGCCCTGTCCCAGCCGGAGAGAAGGTGACGAGCTTCCCCGGCCAGGGCCTGGAGTTCAAGAACCTCTCATACAGTGTCAtaaagaagcagaagaaagACGGGGTCATGATCAAGAAGGAGGCGTACCTGCTGAATGACATATCCGGGCAGGCTCTCCGAGGCCAGGTTACCGCCATCCTTGGCCCCAGTGGTGCTGGCAAATCCACTTTCCTTGACGCCATTGCTGGAAGGATCGCCAAAGGGAGTCTCGAGGGATCAGTCAGCATCGACGGGCGACCT GTCACCACGAGCTACATGAAGCAGATATCCTCTTATGTGATGCAAGATGATCAGCTGTTTCCCATGCTTACCGTGCTGGAGACGCTTACTTTTGCCGCTGAAGTCAGGCTCCCACCATCCCTCTCAAGGGCTGAGAAGCTGAAGAGAGTATGGGAACTCATTGAGCAGCTTGGTTTGCAG ACAACAGCGCACACATACATTGGGGATGAAGGGATAAGAGGGGTCTCTGGCGGGGAACGCCGCAGGGTGTCCATCGGTACAGACATCATCCACAAACCGTCTCTGCTATTTCTTGACGAACCAACCTCTGGCCTCGACTCCACTAGTGCATACAGTGTGGTGGAGAAAGTGAAGGATATTGCAAAAGGAGGAAGCATTGTGCTCATGACAATTCATCAACCATCTTTCAGGATACAGATGCTTCTTGACAGAATTGTCATCCTTGCAAG AGGAAGATTGATCTACCTAGGCACCCCAAGCACACTTCCCACATACCTTGCTGGATTTGGCCGACCTGTACCTGATGGTGAGAACAGCATGGAATATCTACTGGATGTCATTAAGGAGTATGATGAATCAACACTTGGACTTGAGCCATTGGTCGCCTACCAGAGGGATGGTAGCAAACCCACTGAAGCTGCGAAAACTCCGGTACCGAAAACACCAAGAACACCATACCAGAAGTCAGTGCAGTTCCGACAAATCCAGCTCAAAAGCAACCAGTTTTCAGTTACAACCGCAACACCTCATGCTAACCCCTTCTCAAACTTTGAGTCCTACAATattgatgatgaggaggaggatttCGACAATTCTCTTGAGAGAAAATCTCGAACACCGTTGCATACTGTAAACTCAGGCTACCATCCAAGATTAGCTTCACAGTTCTACAAAGACTTCTCAGTCTGGGTTTACAATGGTGTCGCAGGGACACCACGCCACAGACCTACTTGGACACCAGCTCGAACACCATCAAGGACCCCGATTTCAAGTTACCAACGCAGCCGTGCGACTACACCACACAGGTCAATTCCTCCATCTCCCCAAGAACCAGTGTTCAAGCCAGAAGAGCCAACCTATCAGGAGTACGAGCTTGATCTTGAGCCACTAGATGCACACGAGGATGGGCCCAAGTTCGCCAATCCTTGGCTCAGGGAGGTCGCTGTACTTTCATGGCGTACTGCGCTGAATGTAGTGCGCACACCAGAGCTGTTCCTCTCTCGTGAGATCGTTCTCACAGTCATGGCGCTCATCCTTTCAACACTGTTCCACCGCCTCAGCGGTTCTGATTACCTAACCGTCAATCGCATCCTCAACTTCTACATCTTTGCAGTTTGCCTTGtattcttctcctccaatgaTGCGGTCCCAACATTCATCCAAGAGCGCTTCATCTTCATCCGTGAGAGGTCCCACAATGCATACCGTGCTTCATCCTATGTGATATCCTCCCTTATTGTCTATCTTCCATTCTTTGCCATTCAGGGTTTCACCTTTGCAGTGATCACAAAGTTCATGCTCCATCTGAAGAGCAAATTGCTCTACTTCTGGATCATACTCTTTGCATCACTCATCACAACTAATGCCTATGTGATGCTGGTGAGTGCACTTGTTCCAAGCTATATCACTGGCTATGCCGTCGTGATTGCAACAACAgcactcttcttcctcacttGTGGGTTCTTCCTGAAGCGGACAAAGATCCCTGCTGTCTGGAGTTGGCTTCACTATATTTCTGCAATCAAGTATCCATTCGAGGCATTGCTTGTGAACGAGTTCAAAGGAAGCCGTTGCTACATTGGCACAGACAATCAGCTGTCACCAGGACCGCTGGGACAAATCAAGAAAAGTGATCTTTATACACAACTGCAGTTAAACTCAACAACATGCCCCCTGATAGGCCAGGATGTGCTCACCACCATGGATATCACAATTGACAACATCTGGATAGATGTTGCAATCCTCCTTGCCTGGGGTGTGCTTTATCGTCTCTTCTTCTACGTGGTCCTGAGATTCTACTCCAAAAATGAGAGGAAATAA
- the LOC100828640 gene encoding TPR repeat-containing thioredoxin TDX isoform X3: protein MEKVGENSFEDEIMESDIELEGEVFEPDNDPPQKMGDPSVEVSDENRDKAQLYKKEGLDALSEGKLIEAVECLTDGILLNPTSAILYATRAGVFMKMKKPNAAIRDADAALQINPDSAKGYKSRGMAKAMLGKWEDAAHDLHLAAKLDFDEEICSELKKVEPNVHKIEEHRKKYERLRKEREVKKADMERQRKQAEEVSAASAVVKDGEVITVHSSNELETKLKAASSLSRLVILYFTATWCGPCRLMGPVYKSLAEAHRNVVFLKVDIDELGIVAHRWNVSSVPTFSCVINGKEIDKVVGADKASLERKIAQHGSSKK, encoded by the exons ATGGAAAAGGTGGGAGAAAACAGCTTTGAGGATGAAATCATGGAGTCAGACATCGAGTTGGAAGGGGAAGTTTTTGAGCCAGATAATGATCCTCCACAGAAG ATGGGAGATCCATCAGTGGAAGTCTCTGATGAGAACCGTGACAAGGCACAGCTCTACAAAAAGGAAGGCCTCGACGCACTTTCAGAAG GTAAACTTATCGAAGCTGTTGAGTGCCTGACGGATGGCATCTTGCTGAACCCCACTTCAGCTATTCTCTATGCAACCAGGG CTGGCGTTTTTATGAAGATGAAGAAACCAAACGCAGCTATTCGTGATGCAGATGCAGCATTGCAG ATTAATCCAGATTCTGCTAAAGGATATAAATCACGTGGGATGGCAAAAGCTATGCTTGGGAAGTGGGAGGATGCTGCTCATGACCTTCACTTGGCAGCAAAATTGGATTTTGATGAAGAGATTTGCTCAGAGCTGAAGAAG GTTGAACCCAATGTACACAAAATTGAGGAGCACAGGAAAAAATATGAACGCCTGCGTAAAGAGCGGGAAGTGAAAAAAGCTGACATGGAAAGACAGCGTAAACAGGCTGAGGAG GTTAGTGCTGCTTCTGCTGTTGTAAAGGATG GTGAGGTGATCACTGTCCACTCATCTAATGAGCTGGAAACAAAACTTAAGGCTGCGTCAAGCTTGTCTAGGCTTGTGATTCTGTATTTCACTGCAACATGGTGTGGGCCATGTCGTCTCATGGGACCTGTTTACAAAAGCTTAGCTGAAGCGCACCGGAATGTCGTTTTTCTTAAGGTGGACATTGATGAACTAGGCATTGTTGCTCATCGCTGGAATGTCAGCAGTGTTCCAACATTCTCCTGTGTGATAAATGGCAAAGAGATTGATAAGGTCGTTGGTGCTGACAAGGCTAGCCTTGAGAGAAAAATTGCACAGCATGGCTCATCCAAAAAGTGA
- the LOC100828640 gene encoding TPR repeat-containing thioredoxin TDX isoform X2, which produces MRNKAEEGMEKVGENSFEDEIMESDIELEGEVFEPDNDPPQKMGDPSVEVSDENRDKAQLYKKEGLDALSEGKLIEAVECLTDGILLNPTSAILYATRAGVFMKMKKPNAAIRDADAALQINPDSAKGYKSRGMAKAMLGKWEDAAHDLHLAAKLDFDEEICSELKKVEPNVHKIEEHRKKYERLRKEREVKKADMERQRKQAEEVSAASAVVKDGEVITVHSSNELETKLKAASSLSRLVILYFTATWCGPCRLMGPVYKSLAEAHRNVVFLKVDIDELGIVAHRWNVSSVPTFSCVINGKEIDKVVGADKASLERKIAQHGSSKK; this is translated from the exons ATGCGGAAC AAAGCGGAAGAAGGCATGGAAAAGGTGGGAGAAAACAGCTTTGAGGATGAAATCATGGAGTCAGACATCGAGTTGGAAGGGGAAGTTTTTGAGCCAGATAATGATCCTCCACAGAAG ATGGGAGATCCATCAGTGGAAGTCTCTGATGAGAACCGTGACAAGGCACAGCTCTACAAAAAGGAAGGCCTCGACGCACTTTCAGAAG GTAAACTTATCGAAGCTGTTGAGTGCCTGACGGATGGCATCTTGCTGAACCCCACTTCAGCTATTCTCTATGCAACCAGGG CTGGCGTTTTTATGAAGATGAAGAAACCAAACGCAGCTATTCGTGATGCAGATGCAGCATTGCAG ATTAATCCAGATTCTGCTAAAGGATATAAATCACGTGGGATGGCAAAAGCTATGCTTGGGAAGTGGGAGGATGCTGCTCATGACCTTCACTTGGCAGCAAAATTGGATTTTGATGAAGAGATTTGCTCAGAGCTGAAGAAG GTTGAACCCAATGTACACAAAATTGAGGAGCACAGGAAAAAATATGAACGCCTGCGTAAAGAGCGGGAAGTGAAAAAAGCTGACATGGAAAGACAGCGTAAACAGGCTGAGGAG GTTAGTGCTGCTTCTGCTGTTGTAAAGGATG GTGAGGTGATCACTGTCCACTCATCTAATGAGCTGGAAACAAAACTTAAGGCTGCGTCAAGCTTGTCTAGGCTTGTGATTCTGTATTTCACTGCAACATGGTGTGGGCCATGTCGTCTCATGGGACCTGTTTACAAAAGCTTAGCTGAAGCGCACCGGAATGTCGTTTTTCTTAAGGTGGACATTGATGAACTAGGCATTGTTGCTCATCGCTGGAATGTCAGCAGTGTTCCAACATTCTCCTGTGTGATAAATGGCAAAGAGATTGATAAGGTCGTTGGTGCTGACAAGGCTAGCCTTGAGAGAAAAATTGCACAGCATGGCTCATCCAAAAAGTGA
- the LOC100828640 gene encoding TPR repeat-containing thioredoxin TDX isoform X1 produces the protein MRNFLQKAEEGMEKVGENSFEDEIMESDIELEGEVFEPDNDPPQKMGDPSVEVSDENRDKAQLYKKEGLDALSEGKLIEAVECLTDGILLNPTSAILYATRAGVFMKMKKPNAAIRDADAALQINPDSAKGYKSRGMAKAMLGKWEDAAHDLHLAAKLDFDEEICSELKKVEPNVHKIEEHRKKYERLRKEREVKKADMERQRKQAEEVSAASAVVKDGEVITVHSSNELETKLKAASSLSRLVILYFTATWCGPCRLMGPVYKSLAEAHRNVVFLKVDIDELGIVAHRWNVSSVPTFSCVINGKEIDKVVGADKASLERKIAQHGSSKK, from the exons ATGCGGAAC TTTTTGCAGAAAGCGGAAGAAGGCATGGAAAAGGTGGGAGAAAACAGCTTTGAGGATGAAATCATGGAGTCAGACATCGAGTTGGAAGGGGAAGTTTTTGAGCCAGATAATGATCCTCCACAGAAG ATGGGAGATCCATCAGTGGAAGTCTCTGATGAGAACCGTGACAAGGCACAGCTCTACAAAAAGGAAGGCCTCGACGCACTTTCAGAAG GTAAACTTATCGAAGCTGTTGAGTGCCTGACGGATGGCATCTTGCTGAACCCCACTTCAGCTATTCTCTATGCAACCAGGG CTGGCGTTTTTATGAAGATGAAGAAACCAAACGCAGCTATTCGTGATGCAGATGCAGCATTGCAG ATTAATCCAGATTCTGCTAAAGGATATAAATCACGTGGGATGGCAAAAGCTATGCTTGGGAAGTGGGAGGATGCTGCTCATGACCTTCACTTGGCAGCAAAATTGGATTTTGATGAAGAGATTTGCTCAGAGCTGAAGAAG GTTGAACCCAATGTACACAAAATTGAGGAGCACAGGAAAAAATATGAACGCCTGCGTAAAGAGCGGGAAGTGAAAAAAGCTGACATGGAAAGACAGCGTAAACAGGCTGAGGAG GTTAGTGCTGCTTCTGCTGTTGTAAAGGATG GTGAGGTGATCACTGTCCACTCATCTAATGAGCTGGAAACAAAACTTAAGGCTGCGTCAAGCTTGTCTAGGCTTGTGATTCTGTATTTCACTGCAACATGGTGTGGGCCATGTCGTCTCATGGGACCTGTTTACAAAAGCTTAGCTGAAGCGCACCGGAATGTCGTTTTTCTTAAGGTGGACATTGATGAACTAGGCATTGTTGCTCATCGCTGGAATGTCAGCAGTGTTCCAACATTCTCCTGTGTGATAAATGGCAAAGAGATTGATAAGGTCGTTGGTGCTGACAAGGCTAGCCTTGAGAGAAAAATTGCACAGCATGGCTCATCCAAAAAGTGA